The stretch of DNA aTAGAAGGCATGTAGCTCTCCTGGTAGggtcacgtcactgggcagctcatggctgggttTCCCATTTTAATTCGTgttagtttgcaagccctgccacatctgacaagcgTCAAAGCCGGCGTAGTAGGATTCATTCTTtgccctgtattgatgcttttcctgtttgatggctcATCGGCGGGCGTGGTGGGATTTATTTTAAGTGTCCCGATTAGTGtccagctccttgaaagcagaagttctagcctttagctcagtgcagatgttgcctgtaatccatggcttctggttgggataagGTGAATTTGGAAAGAATTCAGATCCCTTTACtttaacattttgttacgttacagccttattctaaatctacccacaataccctattatgacaaagaaaaaacagatttaaaaaaaaatgtttgcacatttattaaaaataactgaaatatgacatttacataagtattcagaccctttactcagtactttgttgaagcaccttggcagcaattacagcctcaagtcttcctgggtatgacgctataagcttggcacatctgtatttggggagtttatcccattcttctctgcagatactctcaagctctgtcaggttggatggggagcatcgctgcacagctatttttaggtctctccagagatgttcgatcgggttcaagtccgggctctggctgtgcgactaaaggacattcagagactcgtcccaaagccactcttgcgtggtcttggctgtgtgcttagggttgttgtcctgttggaaggtgaacctttgccccagtcggaggtcctgagtgctctggagcaggttttcatcaaggatctctctgtactttgctctgttcatctttcctaggagaccagtcaggatcgtaGTCCTTGCTGctaaaaaacatacccacagcatgatattgctaccaccatgattcaccgtagggatggtgccaggtttcctccagacatgacgcctgacactcaggccaaagagttcaatcttagttttatcagaccagattatcttgtttctcatggtcagagagtcctttatgtgcctttaggcaaattccaagcgggctgtcatgtgccttttacttaggagtggcttttgtctggccactaccataaaggcctgattggtggagtgctgcagagatggttgtccttctggaaggttctcccatctccacagaggaactctggagctctgaccatcgggttcttggtcacctccctgaacaaggccctttcctcccccgattgctcagtttggccgggctgatagctctaggaagagtcttggtgcttccaaatgtcttccatttaagaatgatggaggccactgtgttcttggggactttcaatgctgacaaaatgttttggtacccttccccagatctgtgcctcgacacaatcctgtctcggcactCAACGGACaagtccttcaacctcatggcttagtttttgctctgacatgtactgtcaactgtgggatcttatatggacaggtttgtgcctttccaaataatgaccaatcaattgaatttgccacagttgacaccaataaagttgtagaaacatcaaggatgatcaatggaaacaggatgcaccggagctcaatttcaagtttcatagcaaagggtctgaatacttatgtaaataagtataagtaaaataattataattttttaaaatacatttgctaacatttctagaaacctgtatttgctttgttattatggggtagtgtgattaggattttatttaatacattttagaataaggctgtaacgtaacaaaatgtggaaaaggtcaaggggtctgaatactttctgaatgcattgtttGTTCGTACAGTGACTTTGGGGACGATGTTGATGCATTTATTAATAAagccacacaaagacatgaggacagagaaagagcgaCTGAACTTAGGTTGAATGTTGACAGAGAGAAAAATATGTGTGGGATTGGAGTGGAATGATGGTTATGTCCATGTGTCCAAGTGAGAGTACATACCTTAGCCTCCGGGTCATTGATGAGCGAGTTCATCTTTTCCTTTTCTTCAGATTGTGAGCAGCTAGGAGGTGAAAGGAATCAGACTATCAGTTAGTTGTCATCTACACAAGTCAGGAGCATCTAATGATAACAGACACCATacatggtgggggtggggggggagacTCACTTGAGGTTGATAGAGGCATAACGCAATGTGGCTCCTTCAAAATCCTTTAGGGTCTGATCAGCCATGGCATCTTCCTCCTGAATTTAAAACAACAGTAAGAAGTCAAAATCACCAATCATATTTCTACATTTGATAAAGTAAATAGTAAGCAGTTGATACCTAAACATTGAACATCTCAATGTTCAATGTAAAGGTTTTCAAACGGAATTGATGTTGGGCTTGTTTCAAGTAGTTGGCCCTTACCTTCCAGAACTCCTCGTCATTAAATCTGTTTGGGCGGGACTGGGTGAGACTATTCCACATCAactgaaaatacaaaaaaaaagagaCAAGGACCAATTAGAAAACTAAATCAGTTCGCACTAGCAGTGGGGGCTTAATGGAAATACAATGACTGTGTGGCACGGGCAGGCATTGAGTACCGGCAGATGGGTCAATGCACGTACAATCCACTTGCTCAGACAATTTTTCATTCACAGTCCTGATACAGTATGTGGAACAATGTAGTCTTCTATCAAATGGCAAGAACAATGTCCTCAACATTATCCTCTAGCTCTCACCGTTGGCTCCACGTTGGGTGTGATGGCAGGGGAGGTACTGGAGGGTCTTTCTGGGGCTTCTCCCTCCTCTAGGGGAGAGGGGGGCTCCCACTGTGTGGTGCCTGTTGGGATGTGCCAGTAGTAGGTACCTGACTCGTCTCTGACCCGCATCCACCCTGCAGGCAGGTCTGTGTCCGTCTCAAACGCACTGCGGTCCCAGTAAGACTCTATACAACAAGGAAGAACGGTGAGATAAATATAAGATAACCCAGAACACAATTGGACTGtgtcccacttcctgtttgtgaCAAAAACAAAAGTGCGAATCTTACACACAAACCTACATTCAAAGCCCATCCATTGTTAAGACATTTTGTTTCCCCTCTTACCTGGGTCACTGTCTGGCGTGCTGTTGGCTGTGCTGCCCTGAGACAGTGACATGCAACTGGAGTCCTCATCACTGGGTGCTGCGTTTCTGCCCTGAAACAGCAGGCATGTGTCCTTCACTTCTCCACTGTCATATCTCTGAGACTCACTGCTACTCTGCGCCTCAGACGagtctgtgtccctctctccacctgttGGAAGTAGTGGAGACTCTTCCTCATCCCCGTCCTCTTTTTCTTCTTCCTCCTTCCCATGAGGGGTCTCTGAGGTGTCGATCAGCAGAGGCTCATTCAGGTCAGAGCAGAGGGACCTCAGGGTCTTAGAAGACGGGTTCTGCTCACTGTCTTCCTCCTTCTGGTCCATCACTAAAGAGTTATGGTTGGGGTTTCCATCTGGGCTCTCGTTGTGATTCAAATCCTGGTCAGAATTTATATTCTGGTCCTGCTGCCTCTCTGCCACTTTGCGAAGTTGATTCTGACCCTCCTTGAGCCACTTGGCATTGGTCCCAGTGCAGTGCTGTCCCTGCTCGTTCTCCTGGTTCcgaaccctctcctcctctctctgttgactGGACTCTTCCTCATCGATGCAATTGCTACCCATGGTGCCATTCAGCAGGTCCAAAGGTGTGGATGTGGCATAGTTGTGGCGCTTcttggtggaggaggtggtggtgcctTTGGCCTTCTTGCTCAGGTCAGAATCAAACTGAACACTATTTGGGTAGCGGAGGTCAAGGGTCAGCGAGGATGGCAAGCATGTGTTCTCATTGGCCAGGTCGGAGGTCTTCTCCAAAGACATGGCAGGGAGCTTAGAGCCACTGTTTGGACGTGGGGGACAGAAAATCAGGTATAAAGATTAACAAGGGTGTTTGTCTACGACAGCATACACAACTGTGTGGAGACAGAGTTCATGTATCAGTGTTTAAATGGTCTGCATTAAATAGATCTAATTTGAGTCTCATCTGATTTCTAAAATGTAGCATGAATATGATTGCAACCCGTTAACTACTAGCAAAGCTAGGCATGCAGTGATTTCAGCTCCTCCCAGTTGGACTCCAAGGCTGTGCAAGCAACAAACTATAGAATAGCTAAAGTTAGGTAAAAGCCCACACTAACGTTACATGTTAAGCTAGCTGACGTTCGCTCGTAAAGGCCCACTGCATGTCTAGTTCGTTGCAAGCCTGTAAGCAAGTTAGATGCTACTATGCACAAAAAAGAGGGACAGAGGACATGTCATCTTGCGAGCTAGTTTGCCCTACATAACGAACAatgtttggaatatttgtttcttagctagctagctaaagctgcCAAAATTGAAGAAAAAAGGCTATCAATAGTTATATTAAACCACGTATGGCACAcatattagctagctatatatattttttgtatattttgtataatAGCCTAGAAGCCGTCAAATGCATCACATTGGCTAGTTAGCTCGAGTTACTAGCAagctgtttgctagctagctacagtaacatTCGCTA from Oncorhynchus kisutch isolate 150728-3 linkage group LG28, Okis_V2, whole genome shotgun sequence encodes:
- the LOC109873170 gene encoding amyloid-beta A4 precursor protein-binding family B member 1 isoform X2 produces the protein MSLEKTSDLANENTCLPSSLTLDLRYPNSVQFDSDLSKKAKGTTTSSTKKRHNYATSTPLDLLNGTMGSNCIDEEESSQQREEERVRNQENEQGQHCTGTNAKWLKEGQNQLRKVAERQQDQNINSDQDLNHNESPDGNPNHNSLVMDQKEEDSEQNPSSKTLRSLCSDLNEPLLIDTSETPHGKEEEEKEDGDEEESPLLPTGGERDTDSSEAQSSSESQRYDSGEVKDTCLLFQGRNAAPSDEDSSCMSLSQGSTANSTPDSDPESYWDRSAFETDTDLPAGWMRVRDESGTYYWHIPTGTTQWEPPSPLEEGEAPERPSSTSPAITPNVEPTLMWNSLTQSRPNRFNDEEFWKEEDAMADQTLKDFEGATLRYASINLNCSQSEEKEKMNSLINDPEAKVFAVRSLGWVEISEEEMAPGKSSVAVNNCIRQLSYHKHNLHDTAGIWGEGKDMLLVLENEILNLIDPLGQTLLHTQPIVSIRVWGVGRDNGRDFAYVARDKLTHVLKCHVFRCDTPAKNIATSMHDICSKIMAQRKSSKSSLNRLNTDPSKLADIPFQEFPAPKNELVQRFQVCYLGNVPVAKPVGKERFGMDLVNVALDTAMNSKVKEEWTSVTVNVASATLTIITAETEEVLSECRVRFLSFMGVGKDVHTFAFIMAEGPGDFICHMFWCEPNAASLSEAVQAACMLRYQKCLDARPPSTNSCLPGPPADSVARRVGSSVKKGVQSLLGSFKRSGSQTP
- the LOC109873170 gene encoding amyloid-beta A4 precursor protein-binding family B member 1 isoform X4, which codes for MSLEKTSDLANENTCLPSSLTLDLRYPNSVQFDSDLSKKAKGTTTSSTKKRHNYATSTPLDLLNGTMGSNCIDEEESSQQREEERVRNQENEQGQHCTGTNAKWLKEGQNQLRKVAERQQDQNINSDQDLNHNESPDGNPNHNSLVMDQKEEDSEQNPSSKTLRSLCSDLNEPLLIDTSETPHGKEEEEKEDGDEEESPLLPTGGERDTDSSEAQSSSESQRYDSGEVKDTCLLFQGRNAAPSDEDSSCMSLSQGSTANSTPDSDPESYWDRSAFETDTDLPAGWMRVRDESGTYYWHIPTGTTQWEPPSPLEEGEAPERPSSTSPAITPNVEPTLMWNSLTQSRPNRFNDEEFWKEEDAMADQTLKDFEGATLRYASINLNCSQSEEKEKMNSLINDPEAKVFAVRSLGWVEISEEEMAPGKSSVAVNNCIRQLSYHKHNLHDTAGIWGEGKDMLLVLENEILNLIDPLGQTLLHTQPIVSIRVWGVGRDNGRDFAYVARDKLTHVLKCHVFRCDTPAKNIATSMHDICSKIMAQRKSSKSSLNRLNTDPSKLADIPFQEFPAPKNELVQRFQVCYLGNVPVAKPVGMDLVNVALDTAMNSKVKEEWTSVTVNVASATLTIITAETEEVLSECRVRFLSFMGVGKDVHTFAFIMAEGPGDFICHMFWCEPNAASLSEAVQAACMLRYQKCLDARPPSTNSCLPGPPADSVARRVGSSVKKGVQSLLGSFKRSGSQTP
- the LOC109873170 gene encoding amyloid-beta A4 precursor protein-binding family B member 1 isoform X1 translates to MSLEKTSDLANENTCLPSSLTLDLRYPNSVQFDSDLSKKAKGTTTSSTKKRHNYATSTPLDLLNGTMGSNCIDEEESSQQREEERVRNQENEQGQHCTGTNAKWLKEGQNQLRKVAERQQDQNINSDQDLNHNESPDGNPNHNSLVMDQKEEDSEQNPSSKTLRSLCSDLNEPLLIDTSETPHGKEEEEKEDGDEEESPLLPTGGERDTDSSEAQSSSESQRYDSGEVKDTCLLFQGRNAAPSDEDSSCMSLSQGSTANSTPDSDPESYWDRSAFETDTDLPAGWMRVRDESGTYYWHIPTGTTQWEPPSPLEEGEAPERPSSTSPAITPNVEPTLMWNSLTQSRPNRFNDEEFWKEEDAMADQTLKDFEGATLRYASINLNCSQSEEKEKMNSLINDPEAKVFAVRSLGWVEISEEEMAPGKSSVAVNNCIRQLSYHKHNLHDTAGIWGEGKDMLLVLENEILNLIDPLGQTLLHTQPIVSIRVWGVGRDNGRERDFAYVARDKLTHVLKCHVFRCDTPAKNIATSMHDICSKIMAQRKSSKSSLNRLNTDPSKLADIPFQEFPAPKNELVQRFQVCYLGNVPVAKPVGKERFGMDLVNVALDTAMNSKVKEEWTSVTVNVASATLTIITAETEEVLSECRVRFLSFMGVGKDVHTFAFIMAEGPGDFICHMFWCEPNAASLSEAVQAACMLRYQKCLDARPPSTNSCLPGPPADSVARRVGSSVKKGVQSLLGSFKRSGSQTP
- the LOC109873170 gene encoding amyloid-beta A4 precursor protein-binding family B member 1 isoform X3, which produces MSLEKTSDLANENTCLPSSLTLDLRYPNSVQFDSDLSKKAKGTTTSSTKKRHNYATSTPLDLLNGTMGSNCIDEEESSQQREEERVRNQENEQGQHCTGTNAKWLKEGQNQLRKVAERQQDQNINSDQDLNHNESPDGNPNHNSLVMDQKEEDSEQNPSSKTLRSLCSDLNEPLLIDTSETPHGKEEEEKEDGDEEESPLLPTGGERDTDSSEAQSSSESQRYDSGEVKDTCLLFQGRNAAPSDEDSSCMSLSQGSTANSTPDSDPESYWDRSAFETDTDLPAGWMRVRDESGTYYWHIPTGTTQWEPPSPLEEGEAPERPSSTSPAITPNVEPTLMWNSLTQSRPNRFNDEEFWKEEDAMADQTLKDFEGATLRYASINLNCSQSEEKEKMNSLINDPEAKVFAVRSLGWVEISEEEMAPGKSSVAVNNCIRQLSYHKHNLHDTAGIWGEGKDMLLVLENEILNLIDPLGQTLLHTQPIVSIRVWGVGRDNGRERDFAYVARDKLTHVLKCHVFRCDTPAKNIATSMHDICSKIMAQRKSSKSSLNRLNTDPSKLADIPFQEFPAPKNELVQRFQVCYLGNVPVAKPVGMDLVNVALDTAMNSKVKEEWTSVTVNVASATLTIITAETEEVLSECRVRFLSFMGVGKDVHTFAFIMAEGPGDFICHMFWCEPNAASLSEAVQAACMLRYQKCLDARPPSTNSCLPGPPADSVARRVGSSVKKGVQSLLGSFKRSGSQTP